In the genome of Trichomycterus rosablanca isolate fTriRos1 chromosome 24, fTriRos1.hap1, whole genome shotgun sequence, one region contains:
- the traip gene encoding E3 ubiquitin-protein ligase TRAIP isoform X1, with product MPIRAYCTICSDYFDHSRDVAAIFCGHTFHYECLLQWFQTAPSKTCPQCRKQVSGRHIINKLFFDMPTEEEETSADPESLQNELDRMKVLLCEKERDWRDKQKAADALKETIERQRSDLDRVRREIGEKEMLCSTLRKQMQYLESQHRDSQAAKEEAKRLRVKMKTYESLDLVLQGQRAEVEAMISDMGVNQSAVEQLSIYCISLKKEYDNLKGSLKTSNEMCEKLKREVFTSSNKLQKSTLEMNRMKEDMNALQNDLTNSDKEITSLRKKVEILQKTLSTPNRTNEAISRLVFESPAPLELKTPRLHQPTDSQDIDLNLTFDISTPELVEKKAAAVPSKKMRLDPAATSSKPGENALGSKVSHQKEDAEPMFRNSLLYRKKTFGSMLDPHSKPGAVKTGYDGLGGRTKYFQPSPLSEIRPLMMKAKRKKVSRPVPSKLTPNLTTLDGFLE from the exons ATGCCTATCCGTGCTTATTGCACTATCTGTTCGGATTATTTCGACCACTCCAGAGACGTTGCAGCTATTTTCTGCGGACACACTTTTCACTATGAGTG CCTTCTTCAGTGGTTCCAGACGGCTCCCAGTAAAACCTGTCCACAATGCAGGAAACAG gtgagtGGAAGACACATAATCAACAAGCTGTTCTTCGATATGCCAACAGAAGAAGAGGAAACTTCTGCAGATCCTGAAAGCTTGCAG AACGAGCTGGACAGAATGAAGGTGCTTCTCTGCGAGAAAG AGAGGGACTGGAGAGACAAGCAGAAGGCGGCCGATGCCCTGAAGGAGACGATCGAGAGGCAGAGATCTGATCTGGACCGAGTGAGGAGAGAGATTGGAGAGAAGGAAATGCTCTGTAGCACCTTAAGA AAACAGATGCAGTATTTGGAGAGCCAGCACAGAGACAGCCAAGCTGCTAAAGAGGAGGCCAAGCGGCTTCGGGTCAAAATGAAAACGTACGAAAG ttTGGACCTGGTGTTGCAGGGACAGAGGGCTGAAGTGGAGGCCATGATCTCAGACATGGGTGTGAACCAGTCGGCCGTGGAGCAGCTCTCCATCTACTGCATCTCGCTCAAAAA AGAGTACGATAATCTGAAAGGCAGCCTCAAGACCTCCAACGAGATGTGTGAGAAACTGAAGCGGGAAGTTTTCACCTCCAGTAACAAG CTGCAGAAATCCACGTTGGAGATGAACAGGATGAAGGAGGACATGAACGCTCTTCAGAACGACCTCACCAACTCCGATAAGGAGATCACG agtctgAGGAAGAAGGTGGAGATCTTACAGAAGACCCTGAGTACACCCAACCGCACCAACGAAGCCATCAGCCGACTCGTCTTCGAGAG TCCCGCACCTCTGGAGCTGAAGACCCCCCGCCTGCACCAGCCCACGGACAGCCAGGACATCGACCTCAACCTGACGTTCGACATCAGCACGCCGGAGCTGGTGGAGAAGAAAGCGGCCGCCGTCCCCTCCAAGAAGATGCGCCTGGATCCAGCAGC GACTTCATCGAAACCCGGCGAGAACGCGCTCGGGAGTAAG GTCTCGCATCAGAAGGAGGACGCGGAGCCCATGTTCAGGAACTCGCTCCTCTACAGGAAGAAGACGTTCGGCAGCATGCTCGACCCGCACAGCAAACCCGGAGCT GTGAAGACGGGATACGACGGACTGGGAGGAAGAACCAAATATTTCCAGCCT TCCCCTCTGTCTGAGATCAGACCTCTGATGATGAAGGCCAAGAGGAAGAAGGTGTCCAGGCCGGTGCCCAGCAAGCTCACCCCCAACCTCACCACGCTCGATGGGTTCCTGGAGTGA
- the traip gene encoding E3 ubiquitin-protein ligase TRAIP isoform X2, whose amino-acid sequence MPIRAYCTICSDYFDHSRDVAAIFCGHTFHYECLLQWFQTAPSKTCPQCRKQVSGRHIINKLFFDMPTEEEETSADPESLQNELDRMKVLLCEKERDWRDKQKAADALKETIERQRSDLDRVRREIGEKEMLCSTLRKQMQYLESQHRDSQAAKEEAKRLRVKMKTLDLVLQGQRAEVEAMISDMGVNQSAVEQLSIYCISLKKEYDNLKGSLKTSNEMCEKLKREVFTSSNKLQKSTLEMNRMKEDMNALQNDLTNSDKEITSLRKKVEILQKTLSTPNRTNEAISRLVFESPAPLELKTPRLHQPTDSQDIDLNLTFDISTPELVEKKAAAVPSKKMRLDPAATSSKPGENALGSKVSHQKEDAEPMFRNSLLYRKKTFGSMLDPHSKPGAVKTGYDGLGGRTKYFQPSPLSEIRPLMMKAKRKKVSRPVPSKLTPNLTTLDGFLE is encoded by the exons ATGCCTATCCGTGCTTATTGCACTATCTGTTCGGATTATTTCGACCACTCCAGAGACGTTGCAGCTATTTTCTGCGGACACACTTTTCACTATGAGTG CCTTCTTCAGTGGTTCCAGACGGCTCCCAGTAAAACCTGTCCACAATGCAGGAAACAG gtgagtGGAAGACACATAATCAACAAGCTGTTCTTCGATATGCCAACAGAAGAAGAGGAAACTTCTGCAGATCCTGAAAGCTTGCAG AACGAGCTGGACAGAATGAAGGTGCTTCTCTGCGAGAAAG AGAGGGACTGGAGAGACAAGCAGAAGGCGGCCGATGCCCTGAAGGAGACGATCGAGAGGCAGAGATCTGATCTGGACCGAGTGAGGAGAGAGATTGGAGAGAAGGAAATGCTCTGTAGCACCTTAAGA AAACAGATGCAGTATTTGGAGAGCCAGCACAGAGACAGCCAAGCTGCTAAAGAGGAGGCCAAGCGGCTTCGGGTCAAAATGAAAAC ttTGGACCTGGTGTTGCAGGGACAGAGGGCTGAAGTGGAGGCCATGATCTCAGACATGGGTGTGAACCAGTCGGCCGTGGAGCAGCTCTCCATCTACTGCATCTCGCTCAAAAA AGAGTACGATAATCTGAAAGGCAGCCTCAAGACCTCCAACGAGATGTGTGAGAAACTGAAGCGGGAAGTTTTCACCTCCAGTAACAAG CTGCAGAAATCCACGTTGGAGATGAACAGGATGAAGGAGGACATGAACGCTCTTCAGAACGACCTCACCAACTCCGATAAGGAGATCACG agtctgAGGAAGAAGGTGGAGATCTTACAGAAGACCCTGAGTACACCCAACCGCACCAACGAAGCCATCAGCCGACTCGTCTTCGAGAG TCCCGCACCTCTGGAGCTGAAGACCCCCCGCCTGCACCAGCCCACGGACAGCCAGGACATCGACCTCAACCTGACGTTCGACATCAGCACGCCGGAGCTGGTGGAGAAGAAAGCGGCCGCCGTCCCCTCCAAGAAGATGCGCCTGGATCCAGCAGC GACTTCATCGAAACCCGGCGAGAACGCGCTCGGGAGTAAG GTCTCGCATCAGAAGGAGGACGCGGAGCCCATGTTCAGGAACTCGCTCCTCTACAGGAAGAAGACGTTCGGCAGCATGCTCGACCCGCACAGCAAACCCGGAGCT GTGAAGACGGGATACGACGGACTGGGAGGAAGAACCAAATATTTCCAGCCT TCCCCTCTGTCTGAGATCAGACCTCTGATGATGAAGGCCAAGAGGAAGAAGGTGTCCAGGCCGGTGCCCAGCAAGCTCACCCCCAACCTCACCACGCTCGATGGGTTCCTGGAGTGA